The following proteins are encoded in a genomic region of Bradyrhizobium sp. SK17:
- a CDS encoding Flp family type IVb pilin, translated as MRALLARFLRDEVGATAIEYAIIAGGISIVIVAGVRGIGTSVSGQFNAVSSAFK; from the coding sequence ATGCGCGCGTTGCTGGCAAGATTTCTGCGTGATGAGGTCGGGGCGACGGCCATCGAATACGCCATCATCGCCGGCGGCATCAGCATCGTGATCGTCGCGGGTGTCAGGGGCATCGGCACCAGCGTCAGCGGCCAGTTCAACGCCGTCAGTTCCGCATTCAAGTAA
- a CDS encoding thiamine pyrophosphate-requiring protein, with amino-acid sequence MRTIFLPVLPAWLRRAAAGDAAIGRKRISGLPDPAAAPLYRGGGILFLYRTGDNEAGTNRPHPEGVTVMKLGTAIAEIMKREGIEILTGYPVNHLIEYAAAADIRPVMVRQERIGVHMADAISRITSGEKIGAFCMQHGPGAENAMGGVAQCYGESVPVLVLPMGYARRLANIDPNFNSSQAMKAFSKSSEPINIAAEVCNIFRRAFTRLKNGRGGPVIVEIPADMWNEDVPEPLNYTPVLRTRYGADPVHIKEAAALLVNAKRPVIYAGQGVHYAKAWPQLKRLAERLAIPVTTSLGGKSSFPETHPLSLGSGGLAVPRAVPKFLAEADVIFGIGCSFTETSFGIAMPKGKTIIHSTLDPNHINKDVEARVGLVGDAGLVLDALLEEIGKTVTADRSASAVAEEIAASHKEWLAKWMPKLTHNDAPLNPYRVLWDLQHTVDIHNTIITHDAGSPRDQLSPFWKSVEPLSYIGWGKTTQLGYGLGLAMGAKLAKPDKLCINVWGDAAIGFTGMDFETAVRERIPIMSILLNNFSMAIELKVMPISTEKYRSTDISGDYAAMARAFGGYGERVTKPEDIIPAIKRGIQKTKEGVPVLLEFITSKETEVSRPGT; translated from the coding sequence TTGCGCACAATTTTCCTGCCAGTTTTGCCGGCGTGGTTGCGCCGCGCAGCGGCGGGCGACGCCGCGATTGGGCGTAAACGCATATCAGGACTACCTGATCCGGCCGCGGCGCCGCTTTACCGTGGCGGCGGAATCCTGTTCCTTTATCGGACAGGCGACAACGAGGCCGGAACGAACCGGCCGCATCCAGAGGGAGTGACCGTCATGAAGCTCGGCACCGCGATCGCGGAAATCATGAAGCGCGAGGGGATCGAGATCCTCACGGGCTATCCGGTCAACCACCTGATCGAGTACGCTGCCGCGGCCGACATCCGCCCGGTGATGGTGCGCCAGGAGCGCATCGGCGTGCACATGGCCGACGCGATCTCCCGCATCACCTCGGGCGAGAAGATCGGCGCATTCTGCATGCAGCACGGCCCAGGCGCCGAAAACGCCATGGGCGGCGTCGCGCAATGCTATGGCGAATCCGTCCCCGTCCTGGTGCTGCCGATGGGCTATGCACGCCGGCTCGCCAATATCGACCCGAACTTCAACTCCAGCCAGGCGATGAAGGCGTTCTCGAAGTCCTCGGAGCCGATCAACATCGCAGCCGAGGTCTGCAACATCTTCCGCCGCGCCTTCACCAGACTGAAGAACGGCCGCGGCGGACCTGTCATCGTCGAAATCCCCGCCGACATGTGGAACGAGGACGTGCCGGAGCCGCTGAACTACACGCCGGTGCTGCGCACACGTTACGGCGCCGACCCCGTCCACATCAAGGAAGCCGCCGCCCTGCTCGTCAACGCCAAGCGACCGGTGATTTATGCGGGCCAGGGCGTGCATTACGCAAAAGCCTGGCCGCAGCTGAAGCGCCTCGCCGAGCGGCTCGCAATCCCGGTCACCACGAGCCTTGGCGGCAAATCGTCCTTCCCGGAGACGCATCCGCTATCGCTCGGCTCCGGCGGCCTCGCGGTGCCGCGCGCGGTGCCGAAATTCCTCGCCGAGGCCGACGTGATCTTCGGCATCGGCTGCTCCTTCACCGAGACTTCGTTCGGCATCGCGATGCCGAAGGGCAAGACCATCATCCATTCGACGCTGGACCCGAACCACATCAACAAGGATGTCGAGGCCAGGGTCGGGCTGGTCGGCGACGCCGGCCTGGTGCTCGACGCGCTGCTCGAGGAGATCGGCAAAACGGTGACTGCGGACCGCAGTGCCAGCGCGGTCGCCGAGGAGATCGCCGCCTCGCACAAGGAGTGGCTCGCCAAATGGATGCCGAAGCTGACCCACAACGACGCGCCGCTCAATCCCTACCGCGTGCTGTGGGACTTGCAGCACACCGTCGACATCCACAACACCATCATCACCCACGACGCCGGCAGCCCGCGCGACCAGCTGTCGCCGTTCTGGAAGTCGGTCGAGCCGCTGTCCTATATCGGCTGGGGCAAGACCACCCAGCTCGGCTATGGCCTTGGGCTGGCGATGGGCGCCAAGCTGGCAAAACCCGACAAGCTCTGCATCAACGTCTGGGGTGATGCCGCGATCGGCTTCACGGGAATGGATTTCGAGACCGCGGTGCGCGAGCGGATTCCGATCATGTCGATCCTGCTCAACAATTTCTCGATGGCGATCGAACTGAAGGTGATGCCGATCTCGACCGAGAAGTATCGCTCGACCGACATCTCCGGCGACTACGCCGCGATGGCGCGGGCCTTCGGCGGCTATGGCGAGCGGGTGACCAAGCCCGAGGACATCATCCCCGCGATCAAGCGCGGCATCCAGAAGACCAAAGAGGGCGTGCCGGTGCTGCTGGAGTTCATCACCAGCAAGGAGACCGAGGTGTCGCGGCCGGGGACGTGA
- a CDS encoding branched-chain amino acid ABC transporter permease: MAKFFTSRLFFISLVCVVVAATLPFYVSGYILGLLTVAFYFGVFAMAWDLLFGFAGEVNFGPTFLIGTGAYTAGILNAQFGWSVYLCILLGALASVVAGFVLALPALRVRGPYFGLTTLVAVLMLQNFIVVFADLTGGEIGLTIPDVITINAGANYWIALGFMTISAAILYGLSQSPVGLVLQASGQDPVQAGALGFNIVKHKLAAFIVSAFFSGLSGALLVFYFGTASVGTVVDVAVGVNVIVSAVLGGRRTVLGAALGAIFLIVAGEFLRPTGELATFIVSAVALLVVLFFPGGFLGAALSREARS, translated from the coding sequence ATGGCCAAGTTCTTCACCTCGCGCCTGTTCTTCATTTCGCTGGTCTGCGTCGTGGTCGCCGCGACGCTGCCGTTCTACGTCTCGGGCTATATCCTCGGTCTGCTCACCGTCGCGTTCTATTTCGGCGTGTTCGCGATGGCCTGGGACCTGCTGTTCGGCTTCGCCGGCGAGGTCAATTTCGGCCCGACTTTCCTGATCGGCACCGGCGCCTATACCGCCGGCATCCTCAACGCCCAGTTCGGTTGGTCGGTCTATCTATGCATCCTGCTCGGCGCGCTGGCCTCCGTTGTCGCGGGTTTCGTGTTGGCGCTACCGGCGCTGCGGGTGAGGGGGCCGTATTTCGGCCTCACCACGCTGGTCGCGGTGCTGATGCTGCAGAATTTCATCGTGGTGTTTGCCGACCTCACCGGCGGCGAGATCGGGCTCACCATCCCTGACGTCATCACCATCAATGCCGGCGCCAATTACTGGATCGCGCTCGGCTTCATGACCATCAGCGCCGCGATCCTGTACGGGCTGTCGCAATCGCCGGTCGGTCTCGTGCTGCAAGCGAGCGGACAGGACCCGGTGCAGGCCGGCGCGCTCGGCTTCAACATCGTCAAGCACAAGCTCGCGGCCTTCATCGTCAGCGCGTTCTTCTCCGGATTGTCGGGCGCGCTGCTGGTGTTCTACTTCGGCACCGCCTCGGTCGGCACCGTGGTCGACGTCGCGGTCGGCGTCAACGTCATCGTCTCCGCCGTGCTCGGCGGCCGGCGCACGGTGCTGGGCGCGGCGCTCGGCGCCATCTTCCTGATCGTGGCCGGCGAATTCCTGCGCCCGACCGGCGAGCTTGCGACCTTCATCGTCTCGGCGGTGGCGCTGCTCGTCGTGCTGTTCTTCCCCGGCGGTTTCCTCGGAGCGGCCCTGTCACGCGAGGCGCGCTCCTAA
- a CDS encoding ABC transporter substrate-binding protein has protein sequence MQQFAGAAALGLVALAPNAAQAADTLKIGVIAEAQAIAGASIPQAAQMAADEINAKGGIDGRKIEVISYDNHSSSADSVRAFQRAVNEDKVNVVIASYISEVVLALEPWASRLKTPFVTPGAASNEISKSVHADYDKNKYTFHGYLTSAALALSVCDAAKDLLVDQKHMKTAVIMSEDAAWTKPLDVGYEECLPKIGLKVVDHIRFSPDTTDFTPIFNKIEGTKPDVIITGISHVGVQPTVQWKNQQVPIPMFGISSQATNETFGKDTNDAAEGVLYQGVSGPNVAVTPKSVPFAEGFKKRYGNYPSYAGYTAYDEVYYIADAVKRAGSVDADKMVDALEKTDWEGTIGRVQFYGKDDPFTHSIKYGMGLITGLMLQWQGGKQVAVWPKEVAKSDLKFPSFVKVTTN, from the coding sequence ATGCAGCAATTCGCCGGAGCAGCCGCTTTGGGCCTTGTGGCGCTCGCGCCCAACGCGGCGCAGGCCGCCGACACCCTCAAGATCGGCGTGATCGCCGAGGCGCAGGCGATTGCCGGTGCATCGATCCCGCAGGCGGCCCAGATGGCCGCCGACGAGATCAACGCCAAGGGTGGCATCGACGGCCGCAAGATCGAGGTCATCAGCTACGACAACCATTCATCCTCGGCGGATTCGGTGCGTGCATTCCAGCGCGCCGTCAACGAGGACAAGGTCAACGTCGTCATCGCGAGCTACATCTCCGAGGTCGTGCTCGCGCTCGAGCCGTGGGCCTCGCGGCTGAAGACGCCGTTCGTCACGCCCGGCGCGGCCTCCAACGAGATCAGCAAGAGCGTTCATGCCGACTACGACAAGAACAAGTACACCTTCCACGGCTACCTGACCTCGGCGGCGCTGGCACTGTCGGTGTGCGATGCCGCCAAGGATCTGCTGGTCGATCAGAAGCACATGAAGACCGCGGTCATCATGAGCGAGGACGCGGCCTGGACCAAGCCGCTCGACGTCGGCTACGAGGAGTGCCTGCCGAAGATCGGGCTCAAGGTCGTCGACCATATCCGCTTCTCGCCCGACACCACCGACTTCACGCCGATCTTCAACAAGATCGAGGGCACCAAGCCCGACGTGATCATCACCGGCATCTCGCATGTCGGCGTGCAGCCGACGGTGCAGTGGAAGAACCAGCAGGTCCCGATCCCGATGTTCGGCATCTCCTCGCAGGCGACCAACGAGACCTTCGGCAAGGACACCAACGACGCGGCGGAAGGCGTGCTGTATCAGGGCGTGTCCGGTCCGAACGTCGCGGTGACGCCGAAGTCGGTGCCGTTCGCGGAGGGCTTCAAGAAGCGTTACGGCAATTATCCGTCCTATGCCGGCTATACCGCCTATGACGAGGTTTACTACATCGCCGATGCGGTGAAGCGCGCTGGCTCGGTCGATGCCGACAAGATGGTCGACGCGCTGGAGAAGACCGACTGGGAAGGCACCATCGGCCGCGTCCAGTTCTACGGCAAGGACGACCCGTTCACCCATTCGATCAAGTACGGCATGGGCCTGATCACGGGATTGATGCTGCAGTGGCAGGGCGGCAAGCAGGTCGCGGTCTGGCCGAAGGAGGTCGCCAAGAGCGACCTCAAATTCCCGAGCTTCGTCAAGGTCACCACGAACTGA
- a CDS encoding branched-chain amino acid ABC transporter permease gives MLALQILIDGFAISALYALGATGFTLIFGVSGVLNLSHGAIMVAAAVAAWAAASVLHLDIYTGALVGVAVALVMAFATYFAVVKPIQNSRRIPNEEKEIFVLTGTLLWGIMIQELIAYFFTNNAKTVLPIVEGVVDIFGNRTPRNNIFTAVVCCLVIGLLWLLVNRTRTGKAVLAASMNPRGVTLLGLELTQIYVVVWGIYGILAGIAGVLLGMFLGVSSYSVGPLTASAFSIVVLGGLGSVSGSLIAAFVVGYLETLTAYLVSPAYRTIPALLLLVLVMYLRPQGLLGRR, from the coding sequence ATGCTTGCCTTACAAATCCTGATCGATGGCTTTGCCATCAGTGCGCTCTATGCACTCGGCGCGACCGGCTTCACCCTGATCTTCGGTGTCTCCGGCGTTCTCAATCTCTCCCACGGTGCCATCATGGTGGCCGCAGCGGTCGCGGCCTGGGCTGCGGCGAGCGTGCTGCACCTCGACATTTACACAGGCGCGCTGGTCGGCGTCGCGGTCGCGCTGGTCATGGCGTTCGCGACCTATTTCGCGGTCGTGAAGCCGATCCAGAACTCGAGGCGGATCCCCAACGAGGAGAAGGAAATCTTCGTCCTCACCGGCACCCTGCTGTGGGGCATCATGATCCAGGAACTGATCGCCTATTTCTTCACCAACAATGCCAAGACCGTGCTGCCGATCGTCGAGGGCGTCGTCGATATCTTCGGCAACCGCACCCCGCGCAACAACATCTTCACCGCGGTGGTCTGCTGTCTCGTGATCGGGCTGCTCTGGCTGCTGGTCAATCGCACGCGGACCGGCAAGGCGGTGCTCGCTGCCTCGATGAATCCGCGCGGCGTCACGCTGCTCGGCCTCGAGCTCACCCAGATCTATGTCGTGGTGTGGGGCATCTACGGCATCCTGGCCGGCATCGCTGGCGTGCTGCTCGGCATGTTCCTCGGCGTCAGCTCGTACAGTGTCGGGCCGCTGACCGCGAGCGCGTTCTCGATCGTGGTGCTCGGCGGTCTCGGCAGCGTTTCCGGCTCGCTGATCGCGGCCTTCGTGGTCGGCTACCTCGAGACCCTGACCGCCTATCTGGTCTCGCCCGCCTACCGCACCATTCCGGCGCTGCTGCTGCTGGTGCTCGTGATGTATCTGCGGCCGCAAGGCCTCTTGGGGAGGCGCTGA
- a CDS encoding ATP-binding cassette domain-containing protein, with product MDQTVTTATLTVRGLTKRFGGLTAVKNLSFELHPGEILGLIGPNGSGKSTAMKSVMGIERPTAGEVLFEGENVAGLPAHKIARKGFGMVFQHSRPLNRQTVLENIMVALLPDSLFMLFPDKALTERAKWIADRVGLGAVMDRRPPTLPFADLRRLELAKAIARDPKVVLVDEPFAGLTSAEVGTFSQLIRSFRDEGRAVMLVDHNVKSVAALVDRVLAMYLGEEITTGRAEDVMKNETVRRVYLGGAIETHARPETSFKDKVPLLQVENVSVYYGKAQALENVSIHVHEGEFVSVVGLNGAGKTTLFNTISGFLPYTGEILRGGEKLRGTGPAKIARSGLVQCPESRELFGEMTVRENLDLGGQHLDDAARAKQLAWLFELFPILKERQGQMAQTLSGGEQQMLAIGRALMMQPQILILDEPTLGLAPVILELLSKALEKLRQTTKITVLLGEQNVTFALPHADRVYVLEHARIVWEGDPGRFAAEAGKDFL from the coding sequence ATGGATCAGACCGTGACCACTGCAACGCTCACCGTCCGCGGATTGACCAAGAGATTCGGCGGCCTGACCGCGGTGAAGAACCTGAGCTTCGAGCTGCATCCCGGCGAGATCCTCGGCCTGATCGGGCCCAACGGCTCGGGCAAGTCGACCGCGATGAAGAGCGTGATGGGCATCGAGCGCCCGACCGCCGGCGAGGTGCTGTTCGAGGGCGAGAATGTCGCCGGCCTGCCCGCGCACAAGATCGCGCGCAAGGGCTTCGGCATGGTGTTCCAGCATTCGCGGCCGCTGAACCGGCAGACCGTGCTGGAGAACATCATGGTCGCGCTGCTGCCCGACAGCCTGTTCATGCTGTTTCCCGACAAGGCGCTGACCGAGCGCGCCAAATGGATCGCCGATCGCGTCGGGCTCGGCGCGGTGATGGACCGACGCCCACCGACGCTGCCATTCGCCGACCTGCGCCGGCTCGAGCTCGCCAAGGCGATCGCGCGTGATCCAAAAGTCGTGCTGGTCGACGAGCCGTTCGCGGGCCTCACCAGCGCCGAGGTCGGTACCTTCTCGCAGCTGATCCGCAGCTTCCGCGATGAGGGCCGCGCGGTGATGCTGGTCGACCACAACGTCAAGAGCGTCGCAGCCCTGGTCGACCGCGTGCTCGCGATGTATCTCGGCGAGGAGATCACGACCGGCCGCGCCGAGGACGTGATGAAGAACGAGACCGTGCGGCGGGTCTACCTCGGCGGAGCGATCGAGACCCATGCGCGGCCTGAGACCTCGTTCAAGGACAAGGTGCCGCTGCTGCAAGTCGAGAATGTCAGCGTGTATTATGGCAAGGCGCAGGCGCTCGAGAACGTCTCGATCCACGTCCACGAGGGCGAGTTCGTTTCGGTCGTCGGGCTGAACGGCGCCGGCAAGACCACGCTGTTCAACACCATCTCCGGCTTCCTGCCCTACACCGGCGAGATCCTGCGCGGCGGCGAGAAGCTGCGCGGCACGGGGCCCGCGAAGATTGCCCGCTCCGGCCTGGTGCAATGTCCGGAATCGCGCGAATTGTTCGGCGAGATGACGGTGCGGGAAAATCTCGACCTCGGCGGCCAGCATCTCGACGATGCGGCGCGGGCCAAGCAGCTCGCCTGGCTGTTCGAGCTGTTCCCGATCCTGAAGGAGCGGCAGGGCCAGATGGCGCAGACGCTGTCCGGCGGCGAGCAGCAGATGCTGGCGATCGGCCGCGCACTGATGATGCAGCCGCAGATACTGATCCTGGACGAGCCGACGCTCGGGTTGGCGCCGGTTATCCTCGAATTGTTGTCGAAGGCGCTGGAGAAGCTGCGCCAGACCACCAAGATCACGGTGCTGCTCGGCGAGCAGAACGTGACCTTCGCGCTTCCGCATGCCGACCGCGTCTATGTCTTGGAGCACGCACGGATCGTCTGGGAAGGCGATCCTGGCCGGTTCGCCGCGGAGGCCGGCAAGGACTTTCTCTGA
- a CDS encoding YcgN family cysteine cluster protein: MTAPPKRPSGQEGFFWKTKTLEQMSSAEWESLCDGCARCCLEKLEDEDTGKIYFTHISCKLLDSGLCACKDYPNRSEQVPDCVRLTPENVRTLNWLPPSCGYRLVAEGRDLYWWHPLISGDPNTVHEAGVSVRGRVEGTELDVNDADLEDHIVRWPALLPKRAQLKKRPKLSKT, encoded by the coding sequence ATGACCGCACCGCCCAAGCGCCCGTCGGGCCAGGAAGGATTCTTCTGGAAAACCAAGACGTTGGAACAGATGTCCAGCGCCGAATGGGAGAGCCTGTGTGACGGCTGCGCACGGTGCTGCCTGGAGAAGCTCGAGGACGAGGACACCGGCAAGATCTACTTCACCCATATCTCCTGCAAGCTGCTCGATTCCGGCCTGTGCGCCTGCAAGGACTATCCGAACCGCTCCGAGCAGGTCCCGGATTGCGTCCGCCTGACCCCGGAAAACGTCCGGACCTTGAACTGGCTGCCGCCGAGCTGCGGTTACCGGCTCGTCGCCGAGGGGCGGGACCTTTATTGGTGGCATCCCCTGATCTCGGGAGATCCCAACACGGTCCATGAGGCCGGCGTCTCGGTGCGCGGGCGGGTGGAGGGCACCGAGCTCGACGTCAACGACGCCGATCTCGAGGATCATATTGTGCGCTGGCCGGCCCTGCTGCCGAAGCGGGCACAATTGAAGAAGCGGCCGAAGCTCTCCAAGACGTGA
- a CDS encoding ABC transporter substrate-binding protein: protein MMSGYSTAARASLLATALGLCLAAPAYAQSKDPIKIGVIAEVQSIAGAATPGGAQIAADEINAKGGVMGRKIEIVTYDNKSSSADSVRAFQRAVSEDKVSAVIASYISEVVLALEPWASRLKMPLITPGAASNEITKAVHNDYEKNKYTFHGYLTSAAQAQIVCDAAKELLVDNLKFKSAAIMSEDAAWTKPLDAGYEACLPKAGLKVVEHIRFSPDTTDFTPIFNKMEAAKPDVIVTGISHVGVQPTVQWKNQQVPIPMFGISAQALSPSFWGDTNGAAEGVPSLAVATPNVAVTPKTKPFAAAFKAKFNVEPAYTGYTAYDEVYIIAEAIQRAGSTDPDKMVAELEKTDFEGTIGKIQFYGKNDEFTHGIKSGPGTVTGLVFQWQNGKQITVWPKAIAEGKLKFPDFVKLSQ from the coding sequence ATGATGTCAGGATACTCAACCGCCGCCCGCGCGAGCCTGTTGGCCACTGCGCTCGGGCTCTGCCTCGCGGCGCCGGCCTATGCGCAGTCCAAGGACCCGATCAAGATCGGCGTGATCGCCGAGGTGCAGTCGATCGCGGGCGCGGCCACCCCGGGCGGCGCGCAGATCGCGGCCGACGAGATCAACGCCAAGGGCGGCGTGATGGGCCGCAAGATCGAGATCGTCACCTACGACAACAAGAGCTCGTCGGCCGATTCAGTGCGCGCGTTCCAGCGCGCGGTCAGCGAGGACAAGGTCTCGGCCGTGATCGCGAGCTATATCAGCGAGGTCGTGCTGGCGCTGGAGCCGTGGGCCTCGCGCCTGAAGATGCCGCTGATCACGCCCGGCGCCGCCTCGAACGAGATCACCAAGGCGGTTCACAACGACTATGAGAAGAACAAGTACACCTTCCATGGCTACCTGACCTCGGCCGCGCAGGCCCAGATCGTCTGCGACGCTGCCAAGGAGCTGCTCGTCGACAACCTCAAGTTCAAGTCGGCGGCGATCATGAGCGAGGACGCGGCCTGGACCAAGCCGCTCGACGCCGGCTATGAGGCCTGCCTGCCCAAGGCCGGCCTGAAGGTGGTTGAGCACATCCGCTTCTCGCCGGACACCACCGACTTCACGCCGATCTTCAACAAGATGGAAGCCGCCAAGCCCGACGTGATCGTCACCGGCATCTCCCATGTCGGCGTGCAGCCGACCGTGCAGTGGAAGAACCAGCAGGTGCCGATCCCGATGTTCGGCATCAGCGCGCAGGCGCTGAGCCCGTCGTTCTGGGGCGACACCAACGGTGCCGCTGAAGGCGTGCCCTCGCTTGCGGTGGCGACGCCGAATGTCGCGGTGACCCCGAAGACCAAGCCGTTCGCGGCAGCGTTCAAGGCGAAGTTTAACGTCGAGCCGGCCTACACCGGCTACACCGCCTATGACGAGGTCTACATCATCGCGGAAGCGATCCAGCGCGCCGGCTCGACCGATCCGGACAAGATGGTGGCCGAGCTCGAGAAGACCGACTTCGAGGGCACCATCGGCAAGATCCAGTTCTACGGCAAGAACGACGAGTTCACCCACGGCATCAAGTCCGGCCCGGGCACCGTCACCGGTCTCGTGTTCCAGTGGCAGAACGGCAAGCAGATCACGGTCTGGCCAAAGGCGATCGCGGAAGGCAAGCTGAAGTTTCCTGACTTTGTGAAGCTGTCGCAGTAA
- a CDS encoding MDR family MFS transporter — MNKYERQSRFPADQSTLPDEIAEELSHLPSEVIELSDAPPLAPPAPLNPDEVRTIVISLMLTMFLAALDQTIVATALPTIGRQFHDVTNLSWVITAYLLASTAVAPVFGTLSDIYGRRVMIITSLSLFVVGSVLCAIAPSMTMLIIARGLQGLGGGGIMPVVQTVISDVVTPRERGRYQAYFSSVWMAGGILGPVVGGVFAEHLHWSMIFWINLPLAAAALALLLPKMKKIPVFHRKRKVDWLGGILLMASAVVLMLVLTWGGTRLSWLSPTITAMIGASIALAVAFVWHARRADEPFLPLSLLGGSVVPFAMGAGGCALGAMVGLTVHLPLYYEVVYHLTASEAGLALIPLAAISTCGAAIAGRTMAKAKHYKRVAIVGTSVAAICAVGMAVTTLPLWGLLTLMSVFALGLGTTFPISVVSLQNAVARPQVGTVTGAMNFFRAMMASFTVAAFTTILLMTLGTDISLAGEHHAAAAGSVNAIPMADMITAFRYVFGAAAVLLTTAAICMITMEERPLAGPATRPAVEMAE; from the coding sequence ATGAACAAGTATGAACGGCAGAGCCGTTTTCCTGCCGACCAATCGACATTGCCTGACGAGATTGCCGAAGAGCTGTCCCACCTTCCGAGCGAGGTGATCGAACTCAGCGACGCGCCGCCGCTGGCGCCGCCGGCACCGCTCAATCCGGACGAAGTCCGCACCATCGTGATCAGCCTGATGCTGACGATGTTCCTGGCCGCGCTCGACCAGACCATCGTCGCAACCGCGTTGCCGACGATCGGGCGCCAGTTTCACGACGTCACCAATCTTTCCTGGGTGATCACGGCCTATCTGCTGGCGTCGACCGCGGTCGCGCCGGTGTTCGGCACGCTGAGCGACATCTATGGCCGCCGCGTCATGATCATCACCTCGCTCAGCCTGTTCGTGGTCGGCTCGGTGCTGTGCGCGATCGCGCCCAGCATGACCATGCTGATCATTGCCCGCGGCCTGCAAGGGCTCGGTGGCGGCGGCATCATGCCCGTGGTCCAGACCGTGATCTCCGACGTGGTCACCCCGCGCGAGCGTGGCCGCTACCAAGCCTATTTTTCCAGCGTCTGGATGGCCGGCGGCATTCTCGGCCCGGTGGTCGGCGGCGTGTTCGCCGAACATCTGCACTGGTCGATGATCTTCTGGATCAACCTGCCGCTCGCGGCCGCCGCGCTGGCACTGCTGCTGCCGAAGATGAAGAAGATCCCGGTGTTCCACCGCAAGCGCAAGGTCGACTGGCTCGGCGGCATCCTGCTGATGGCCTCGGCTGTCGTGCTGATGCTGGTGCTGACATGGGGCGGAACCCGCCTGTCCTGGCTGTCGCCGACCATCACCGCGATGATTGGTGCCTCGATCGCGCTCGCCGTCGCCTTCGTCTGGCACGCCCGCCGCGCCGACGAGCCGTTCCTGCCGCTGTCGCTGCTCGGCGGCTCGGTGGTGCCGTTCGCGATGGGCGCCGGCGGCTGCGCGCTCGGCGCCATGGTCGGGCTCACCGTGCATCTGCCGCTCTATTACGAGGTGGTCTATCACCTCACGGCCAGCGAGGCTGGCCTGGCGCTGATCCCGCTCGCGGCGATCTCGACCTGCGGCGCGGCGATCGCCGGCCGGACCATGGCGAAGGCCAAGCACTACAAGCGGGTCGCGATCGTCGGCACCTCGGTTGCTGCGATCTGCGCCGTCGGCATGGCAGTGACGACGCTGCCGCTGTGGGGCTTGCTGACCCTGATGAGCGTGTTCGCGCTCGGGCTCGGCACCACATTCCCGATCAGCGTGGTGTCGTTGCAGAACGCGGTGGCGCGACCGCAGGTCGGCACCGTGACCGGCGCGATGAACTTCTTCCGGGCGATGATGGCCTCCTTCACGGTCGCCGCCTTCACCACGATCCTGCTGATGACGCTGGGCACCGACATCTCGCTCGCCGGCGAGCATCACGCCGCGGCTGCCGGCAGCGTCAACGCGATTCCGATGGCCGACATGATCACCGCCTTCCGCTACGTGTTCGGCGCTGCCGCCGTGCTGCTGACCACCGCCGCGATCTGCATGATCACGATGGAAGAGCGACCGCTCGCCGGCCCTGCGACGCGGCCCGCGGTCGAGATGGCGGAGTAG